In one window of Camelina sativa cultivar DH55 chromosome 15, Cs, whole genome shotgun sequence DNA:
- the LOC104744898 gene encoding callose synthase 9-like isoform X2 has product MSRAEELWEKLVNAALQRDRVGGVAGAQQGSIVNYVPSSLANNRDIDAILRAADEIQDEDPNIARILCEHGYSLAQNLDPNSEGRGVLQFKTGLMSVIKQKLAKREVGTIDRSQDILRLQEFYKLYRKNNNVDKLKEDEKQLRESGVFTDELERKTVKRKRVFATLKVLGSVLEQLAKEIPEELKHVIDSDAAMSEDTIAYNIIPLDAPVTTNATTAFPEVQAAVAALKYFPGLPKLPADFPIPATRNADMLDFLHYIFGFQKDSVSNQREHIVLLLANEQSRLNIPGETEPKLDDAAVHKVFLKSLENYIKWCDYLCIQPAWSNLEAISGEKKLLFLSLYFLIWGEAANIRFLPECLCYIFHHMVREMDEILRQQVARPAESCMPAESHGSDDGVSFLDHVIAPLYGVVSAEAFNNDNGRAPHSAWRNYDDFNEYFWSLHSFELGWPWRTSSSFFQKPIPRKKYELKTGRAKHRGKTSFVEHRTFLHLYHSFHRLWIFLAMMFQALAIIAFNKDDLTSSKTLREILSLGPTFVVMKFTESVLDVIMMYGAYSTTRRLAVSRICLRFVWFAAASVFISFLYVQALKEPNIESGIFKLYVIVIAIYGGVQFFFSILMRFPTCHNIANKCDRWPVIKFFKWMRQERHYVGRGMYERTSDFIWYLLFWLVVLSAKFSFAYFLQIEPLVGPTRIIVKQNNIPYSWHDFVSKKNYNALTVASLWAPVVAIYLLDIHIFYTIASAFLGFLLGARDRLGEIRSLEAIHKLFEEFPGAFMKALHVPLTNRTSNPPHQAMDKNKVDAAHFAPFWNQIIKSLREEDYVTDFEMELLLMPKNSGKLQLVQWPLFLLSSKILLAKEIAAESNSQEEILERIERDDYMKYAVEEVYYTLKLVLTETLEAEGRMWVERIYEDIQASLKERNIHHDFQLNKLSLVITRVTALLGILKENETEEHAKGAIKALQDLYDVMRLDILTFNMRGHYETWNMLTQAWNEGRLFTKLKWPKDPELKALVKRLYSLFTIKDSAAHVPRNLEARRRLQFFTNSLFMDVPPPKSVRKMLSFSVFTPYYSEVVLYSMAELTKRNEDGISILFYLQKIYPDEWKNFLARIGRDENALEGDLDNERDILELRFWASYRGQTLARTVRGMMYYRKALMLQSYLERKAGRDEESALSGNDATDAEGFELSPEARAQADLKFTYVVTCQIYGRQKEDQKPEAVDIALLMQRNEALRIAYIDVVDTPKEGKSHTEYYSKLVKADISGKDKEIYSIKLPGDPKLGEGKPENQNHAIVFTRGNAIQTIDMNQDNYFEEALKMRNLLEEFDRDHGIRPPTILGVREHVFTGSVSSLASFMSNQETSFVTLGQRVLAKPLKIRMHYGHPDVFDRVFHITRGGISKASRVINISEDIFAGFNTTLRQGNVTHHEYIQVGKGRDVGLNQIALFEGKVAGGNGEQVLSRDVYRLGQLLDFFRMMSFYFTTVGFYFCTMLTVLTVYIFLYGRAYLALSGVGATIRERAILLDDTALSAALNAQFLLQIGVFTAVPMVLGFILEQGFLQAIVSFITMQFQLCTVFFTFSLGTRTHYFGRTILHGGARYQATGRGFVVKHIKFSENYRLYSRSHFVKAMEVILLLVVYLAYGNDEAGAVSYILLTVSSWFLAVSWLFAPYLFNPAGFEWQKVVEDFKEWTNWLFYRGGIGVKGAESWEAWWEEELSHIRTLSGRIMETILSLRFFIFQYGIVYKLELQGSDTSFAVYGWSWVAFAMSIVLFKVFTFSQKISVNFQLLLRFIQGLSLLVALAGIIVAVVLTDLSVVDIFACVLAFIPTGWGILSIACAWKPVIKRIGMWKSVRSLARLYDALMGMLIFLPVALCAWFPFVSTFQTRMMFNQAFSRGLEISLILAGDNPNSGL; this is encoded by the exons ATGTCACGAGCTGAGGAATTGTGGGAGAAGCTAGTAAATGCCGCGTTACAAAGAGACAGAGTAGGAGGAGTTGCCGGTGCTCAACAGGGCAGTATTGTTAACTATGTCCCTTCTTCACTCGCAAACAATAGAGACATAGATGCTATCCTGAGAGCTGCTGATGAGATCCAGGATGAGGATCCCAACATTGCTAGGAtct TGTGTGAGCATGGTTACTCACTTGCACAAAATCTTGATCCTAATAGCGAGGGCAGAGGTGTTCTACAATTCAAAACTGGATTGATGTCTGTTATTAAG CAAAAATTAGCAAAAAGAGAGGTTGGGACCATAGACAGAAGTCAGGATATTCTCCGACTACAAGAATTCTACAAGTTGTAcagaaaaaataacaatgttGACAAGCTGAAGGAGGATGAAAAGCAGCTTCGTGAGTCGGGGGTTTTCACTGACGA GCTGGAGCGGAAAACagtaaaaaggaaaagagtttTTGCCACCCTTAAAGTTCTGGGAAGTGTGTTGGAGCAATTGGCAAAAGAGATTCCTGAAGAG CTTAAGCATGTTATTGACTCAGATGCTGCTATGAGTGAAGACACAATTGCTTATAACATTATTCCTCTTGATGCTCCTGTCACTACAAATGCCACTACGGCTTTCCCTGAG GTTCAAGCGGCAGTGGCAGCATTGAAGTATTTTCCAGGCTTGCCAAAATTGCCTGCTGATTTCCCCATTCCCGCCACAAGGAATGCTGATATGCTTGATTTTCTCCACTATATATTTGGGTTTCAG AAAGACAGTGTCTCAAATCAGCGTGAACATATAGTTCTTCTTCTGGCTAATGAGCAATCTCGTCTTAATATTCCTGGAGAAACAGAACCC AAACTGGATGACGCTGCAGTGCATAAGGTGTTCTTGAAGTCCTTGGAAAACTACATTAAGTGGTGTGATTACCTCTGTATTCAACCTGCTTGGAGCAA TTTAGAAGCCATCAGTGGAGAGAAGAAACTGCTGTTCCTCTCTTTGTACTTCCTGATTTGGGGAGAAGCTGCCAACATACGGTTTCTTCCAGAATGTTTGTGctacatatttcaccat atggttagagaaaTGGATGAGATCTTGCGCCAGCAGGTTGCTCGCCCAGCTGAGAGTTGTATGCCAGCCGAAAGTCATGGCTCTGATGATGGTGTATCATTCCTTGATCATGTCATTGCTCCGCTATATGGAGTGGTTTCAGCG GAAGCTTTTAACAATGACAATGGCCGAGCACCTCATTCAGCTTGGAGAAACTATGATGATTTCaatgaatatttttg gtCGCTTCACTCCTTTGAGCTTGGTTGGCCGTGGCGTACCAGTTCATCTTTTTTTCAGAAACCTATCCCGAGGAAAAAG TATGAGCTTAAAACCGGCAGGGCCAAACATCGAGGAAAAACTTCCTTTGTTGAGCACAGGACATTTTTGCATCTCTATCACAGTTTCCATCGGTTATGGATATTCCTTGCTATGATGTTTCAG GCATTAGCCATTATTGCGTTCAATAAAGATGACCTTACTTCCAGTAAAACTTTACGTGAAATCCTCAGCCTGGGTCCGACTTTCGTAGTTATGAAGTTTACTGAGA GTGTTCTGGATGTTATCATGATGTATGGTGCCTATTCCACAACAAGACGTCTGGCTGTTTCTCGCATTTGTCTTCGTTTCGTTTGGTTTGCCGCTGCTTCCGTCTTCATATCTTTCCTCTATGT GCAAGCACTTAAAGAACCAAATATTGAATCAGGCATATTTAAGCTTTATGTGATCGTCATAGCCATCTATGGTGGTGTTCAGTTCTTTTTTAGTATCCTGATGCGGTTCCCAACTTGTCACAACATTGCTAATAAATGTGACCGGTGGCCTGTGATTAAATTCTTTAAGTGGATGCGCCAG GAGAGACACTATGTTGGCCGTGGCATGTACGAAAGGACATCTGATTTTATATG GTACTTGCTATTTTGGCTTGTCGTTCTGTCTGCAAAGTTCTCATTTGCGTACTTCCTTCAG ATTGAGCCGCTCGTTGGCCCCACAAGGATTATAGTAAAGCAGAACAATATTCCGTACTCCTGGCATGATTTTGTATCAAAAA AAAACTACAATGCTTTGACTGTTGCCAGTTTATGGGCTCCCGTGGTAGCT ATATACCTTTTAGACATCCACATATTCTACACCATTGCCTCTGCTTTTTTGGGATTCTTGCTTGGTGCAAGAGATCGTTTGGGAGAG ATAAGATCTTTGGAAGCAATTCACAAACTTTTTGAGGAGTTTCCTGGGGCCTTTATGAAGGCTCTTCATGTTCCTCTTACCAATCG GACGTCTAATCCTCCTCATCAG GCTATGGATAAGAACAAAGTAGATGCAGCACACTTTGCTCCATTTTGgaaccaaataattaaaagtcTACGAGAGGAAGATTACGTCACTGATTT TGAGATGGAGTTGCTCCTGATGCCCAAGAATTCTGGTAAGCTCCAGTTGGTTCAGTGgccactttttcttctttccagcAAG ATATTATTGGCCAAAGAGATTGCTGCTGAGAGTAATTCACAAGAGGAGATTCTGGAGAGGATTGAAAGGGATGACTATATGAAGTATGCTGTTGAGGAAGTCTACTACACTCTCAAACTTGTCCTAACAGAAACTCTGGAAGCCGAAGGGAGGATGTG GGTGGAAAGAATCTATGAAGATATCCAGGCCAGCTTAAAGGAGAGAAATATACATCATGATTTTCAGTTGAACAAACTCTCCCTGGTTATCACAAGAGTGACTGCGCTCTTGGGAATCCTG aaagaaaatgaaacagaaGAGCATGCAAAAGGGGCCATCAAAGCACTTCAAGATCTCTATGATGTTATGCGGCTTGACATATTAACTTTTAATATGAG GGGTCACTATGAGACATGGAACATGTTAACTCAAGCCTGGAATGAAGGTCGGCtttttacaaaattgaaatGGCCTAAAGACCCTGAGCTG AAAGCTCTCGTCAAAAGACTGTACTCTCTATTTACTATCAAAGATTCTGCAGCACATGTTCCTAGAAATCTTGAGGCCAGACGTAGACTTCAATTCTTCACCAATTCTCTTTTCATGGATGTGCCACCACCCAAGTCTGTCCGCAAGATGTTATCCTTCAG TGTCTTCACTCCATACTATTCCGAGGTTGTGCTATACAGCATGGCTGAACTCACCAAGAGAAATGAGGATGGAATATCAATCTTGTTTTACCTACAGAAAATATATCCAG ATGAGTGGAAAAATTTTCTTGCACGCATAGGACGGGATGAAAATGCGTTAGAAGGTGATCTAGATAATGAACGAGATATTCTTGAACTTCGATTTTGGGCCTCTTACCGTGGACAAACGTTAGCTAGAACAG TTCGGGGGATGATGTATTATAGGAAAGCCCTCATGCTTCAGTCTTATCTAGAAAGAAAGGCTGGTAGAG ACGAGGAGTCCGCACTTTCTGGCAATGACGCAACAGATGCTGAAGGATTTGAGTTATCTCCTGAAGCAAGGGCCCAAGCAGATCTAAAGTTTACATATGTTGTCACATGCCAAATATATGGAAGACAGAAAGAAGATCAAAAGCCTGAAGCTGTTGACATTGCATTGCTAATGCAAAG AAATGAAGCTCTTCGCATTGCTTATATCGATGTTGTTGATACTCCAAAAGAGGGTAAATCTCATACAGAGTATTATTCAAAACTTGTGAAGGCCGACATCAGTGGAAAGGATAAG GAAATTTACTCCATTAAGTTGCCTGGGGACCCAAAACTTGGTGAAGGCAAACCTGAGAATCAAAATCACGCCATTGTATTTACTCGCGGAAATGCGATCCAAACTATTGATATGAATCAG gATAATTATTTTGAAGAAGCGTTGAAGATGAGAAATCTTTTGGAGGAATTCGATCGGGACCATGGAATTCGACCACCTACTATTCTTGGAGTTAGGGAACATGTCTTTACTGGCAG TGTTTCCTCCTTAGCCTCTTTCATGTCCAATCAAGAAACCAGCTTTGTAACTCTAGGTCAGCGAGTATTGGCGAAACCCTTAAA GATCCGCATGCATTATGGTCATCCAGATGTCTTTGACAGAGTTTTTCATATTACACGTGGTGGTATCAGCAAGGCCTCTCGGGTCATCAATATTAGTGAAGATATATTTGCTG GTTTCAATACAACTTTACGTCAAGGGAATGTTACTCATCATGAGTATATTCAG GTGGGCAAAGGGCGAGATGTTGGGCTCAATCAAATAGCCCTATTTGAAGGGAAGGTTGCTGGTGGGAATGGTGAACAGGTTCTTAGTCGGGATGTATACAGACTTGGACAGCTCCTGGATTTCTTCAGGATGATGTCGTTCTACTTCACTACTGTTGGCTTCTATTTCTGTACAATG CTGACGGTCCTTACTGTGTATATTTTCTTGTATGGGAGGGCATATCTG GCGCTTTCTGGAGTTGGAGCTACTATTCGAGAAAGAGCTATTCTTCTGGACGATACTGCACTTAGCGCCGCCCTGAATGCTCAGTTTCTGTTACAGATTGGTGTCTTCACTGCTGTGCCAatggttttgggttttattttgGAACAGGGTTTTCTCCAG GCCATTGTGAGTTTCATAACAATGCAATTCCAGCTATGTACTGTCTTCTTCACATTTTCCCTTGGCACAAGAACCCATTATTTTGGACGGACAATTCTCCATGGTGGTGCAAGG taCCAAGCCACTGGAAGAGGCTTCGTTGTCAAGCATATAAAATTTTCTGAAAACTACCGTCTTTATTCCAGAAGTCATTTTGTCAAAGC GATGGAGGTTATTCTCTTATTGGTTGTCTACCTTGCATATGGCAATGATGAAGCTGGTGCAGTTTCCTACATCCTTCTGACTGTTAGCAGCTGGTTTTTGGCTGTTTCTTGGCTGTTTGCTCCGTATCTGTTCAACCCTGCCGGATTCGAGTGGCAAAA AGTCGTGGAGGACTTCAAGGAATGGACAAATTGGCTCTTTTACAGAGGTGGAATTGGTGTGAAAGGAGCTGAAAGCTGGGAAGCTTGGTGGGAAGAAGAACTG TCTCACATTCGGACTTTGAGCGGGAGAATAATGGAGACTATCTTGAGTCTTCGATTCTTTATCTTCCAGTATGGTATTGTCTACAAACTGGAGTTGCAAGGATCAGACACATCATTTGCG GTGTACGGTTGGTCATGGGTTGCATTTGCAATGAGTATTGTACTTTTCAAG GTCTTTACCTTCAGCCAGAAGATTTCTGTCAATTTCCAGCTTTTACTGAGGTTTATACAAGGCCTTTCCTTATTGGTGGCTCTAGCTGGCATAATCGTAGCGGTTGTGCTCACAGACCTGTCAGTGGTAGACATATTTGCCTGCGTATTGGCTTTCATACCGACAGGATGGGGAATACTTTCT ATTGCGTGTGCGTGGAAGCCAGTCATAAAGCGAATTGGAATGTGGAAGTCGGTCCGTTCCCTCGCAAGACTATATGATGCATTGATGGGAATGCTCATATTTCTCCCCGTTGCGCTCTGTGCTTGGTTCCCTTTTGTGTCGACCTTCCAAACCCGTATGATGTTTAACCAAGCGTTCAGTCGTGGTCTGGAGATCTCTCTTATCCTCGCAGGAGACAATCCCAATTCCGGCCTTTAA